Proteins from a genomic interval of Sporolactobacillus sp. Y61:
- a CDS encoding glycosyltransferase family 2 protein — protein MMVIGVMIAGSMVWNWFYTLVLLNVIIQLIYVAMTVMKFVMILHGTKVKAQIRFSDQDVQSMDERTLPVYSILVPMYKESKVIPQLVRNLNRLDYPRNKLDIRLLIEQDDVEAQRVIQSLHLPGCFQMIVIPDGQPKTKPKACNYGLIRARGEYIVIYDAEDRPDPDQLKKACLAFRQSPDNTACIQAKLNYFNSQQNLLTRFFTQEYSHWFELLLPGIMQLNIPIPLGGTSNHFKTDVLRKLGAWDPYNVTEDADLGIRLYKENYITKVLDSRTLEEANSQFRNWINQRSRWIKGYMQTWLVHMRHPIRLHHELGIKGFWGAQFMLLSSPLLPLLNPVFWSLLLLWHATHAGWIAAFFPGFIYYLAAAQLLLGNFLFIYTNLAGTYWVVQDLHRKNETWLSYSLVRYGLLTPFYWAMMSIASFKALWQLIRKPFYWEKTEHGFDQERFDTTKSTRVSERG, from the coding sequence ATGATGGTCATCGGGGTCATGATTGCAGGCTCGATGGTGTGGAACTGGTTTTATACGCTCGTGCTGCTCAATGTCATCATTCAGCTCATTTATGTAGCGATGACCGTGATGAAATTTGTCATGATTCTGCATGGGACAAAGGTAAAGGCGCAAATCCGTTTCAGCGATCAGGACGTGCAGAGCATGGATGAACGGACGCTGCCTGTCTACTCCATTCTCGTTCCCATGTATAAGGAAAGTAAAGTCATCCCGCAGCTCGTCCGTAACCTGAACCGGCTGGACTATCCGAGAAACAAGCTGGATATTCGCCTGCTGATTGAACAGGACGATGTTGAGGCGCAGCGCGTGATTCAATCCCTGCATTTACCCGGCTGTTTTCAGATGATCGTGATTCCGGACGGTCAGCCGAAGACGAAACCAAAAGCCTGCAACTACGGACTCATTCGTGCCCGGGGAGAATACATCGTGATCTATGATGCTGAGGATCGTCCCGACCCGGATCAGTTAAAAAAAGCCTGTCTGGCCTTCAGACAGAGCCCGGACAACACGGCCTGCATTCAGGCCAAGCTCAATTACTTTAACAGTCAGCAGAACCTGTTGACCCGATTTTTCACTCAGGAATACAGCCACTGGTTTGAACTGCTGCTTCCCGGCATTATGCAGCTGAATATACCCATTCCGCTTGGCGGAACATCTAACCACTTCAAAACAGACGTTCTGAGGAAACTCGGTGCCTGGGATCCTTACAACGTGACGGAAGACGCAGATCTCGGCATCCGTCTGTATAAAGAAAACTATATCACGAAGGTGCTGGACTCGCGCACCCTGGAAGAGGCCAACAGTCAGTTTCGAAACTGGATTAACCAGCGTTCACGCTGGATTAAAGGCTATATGCAGACCTGGCTTGTCCATATGCGTCACCCGATCAGACTGCACCATGAACTGGGGATCAAAGGCTTCTGGGGGGCTCAATTTATGCTGCTTTCCTCTCCCTTGCTTCCCTTGCTCAATCCTGTTTTCTGGTCCCTGCTTCTCCTCTGGCATGCGACGCACGCCGGATGGATCGCCGCATTCTTTCCCGGCTTCATCTATTATCTGGCAGCTGCCCAGCTGCTTCTCGGCAATTTTCTCTTCATCTATACCAACCTTGCCGGTACGTACTGGGTCGTACAGGACTTGCATCGAAAAAATGAAACCTGGCTGTCTTACAGTCTGGTACGCTACGGGCTCCTGACCCCTTTCTACTGGGCGATGATGAGCATTGCATCCTTTAAGGCCCTGTGGCAGCTGATCCGGAAGCCTTTTTATTGGGAGAAGACAGAGCACGGATTCGATCAGGAGCGTTTTGATACGACAAAAAGTACCCGGGTATCCGAAAGGGGATAA
- a CDS encoding glycosyltransferase family 2 protein produces MDISVIIPTFNEADNVRLISSRLIQVLQQTGKTFEILFVDDSTDHTPAVLRQLSLCEARVHFLHRTSRRGLATAVTDGLRHAAGTILIVMDADLQHPPELIPAILDKLNEGYQMVIPSRFVPGGSDGGLNVYRKCVSWTARIFARLALKRLRKITDPTSGFFAVRKSAVHEQIYHPIGWKIMIELVVRANITSVAEVPYHFHARDLGSSKMSSSEQIRYLIHLGRLVMISEEDRRLFAFCGVGLSGVLVNLAIYKWMLVAGSTVFFAFLLSSLVSLISNYLLNSALTWKSRTSHQASRQMVQFLRYAAISICGLCLSSAFLSFLFYIVHIRPMLSGFLSIVAGVIWNYILHDRWTFARHQTPEPAKTIETVTHHVPK; encoded by the coding sequence ATGGACATCAGTGTCATCATCCCGACATTTAATGAAGCTGATAATGTCCGGTTAATCAGCAGTCGGCTTATACAAGTCCTGCAGCAGACCGGCAAGACCTTTGAAATCCTGTTCGTGGACGACAGTACCGATCACACGCCGGCCGTCCTCCGGCAGCTCAGCCTGTGCGAAGCCCGCGTCCATTTCCTTCATCGCACGAGCCGGCGGGGACTCGCAACCGCGGTTACCGACGGGCTCCGGCATGCAGCGGGGACCATTCTGATCGTCATGGATGCTGATCTTCAGCATCCGCCCGAACTGATCCCGGCTATCCTCGACAAGCTGAACGAAGGTTATCAAATGGTGATCCCGTCCCGCTTTGTTCCGGGAGGAAGCGACGGCGGGCTGAATGTCTATCGAAAATGTGTCTCCTGGACCGCACGCATCTTCGCCCGCCTGGCCTTAAAAAGGCTGCGTAAAATCACGGATCCAACCAGTGGATTCTTCGCCGTAAGGAAGTCGGCCGTTCATGAGCAGATCTATCACCCGATCGGCTGGAAAATCATGATCGAACTGGTTGTCCGCGCCAACATTACCTCAGTCGCCGAGGTGCCCTATCACTTCCACGCCAGGGATCTGGGCAGCTCTAAGATGAGCAGCAGCGAACAAATCCGCTATTTAATACATCTTGGACGCTTAGTGATGATCAGCGAGGAAGACCGCCGGCTTTTTGCTTTCTGCGGGGTCGGCCTGAGCGGCGTCCTCGTGAATCTGGCGATATACAAATGGATGCTGGTCGCAGGCAGCACGGTGTTCTTCGCCTTCCTCCTCTCGTCACTGGTCAGCCTGATCTCAAATTATCTGCTAAACAGCGCGTTAACCTGGAAGTCGCGGACGAGCCATCAGGCCAGCCGGCAGATGGTTCAGTTCCTCCGTTATGCCGCGATATCCATCTGCGGGCTGTGCCTTTCCAGCGCTTTCCTGTCCTTTCTGTTTTACATCGTTCATATCCGGCCGATGTTGAGTGGATTTCTCAGTATTGTTGCCGGCGTCATCTGGAACTATATCCTGCATGACCGATGGACCTTTGCCCGCCATCAAACGCCTGAACCCGCGAAAACGATCGAGACGGTGACCCACCATGTCCCTAAATAA
- a CDS encoding RNA-guided endonuclease TnpB family protein has translation MVLKGLKLRIYPNKEQKLKIKLNFGYNRFVWNQMLNMMIERYRNNPDSSFLNAFALNNMLKALKIEYPWLNDAESTSLQCTNHDLVEAYKKFFKEHTGFPKFKSKKYPKQSYQSKCVGKNMKQVNKHHVKLPKLGIMRFKAGIKIPEKIKSVTVRLSPTGKYYAVLLVEYENQTFNKTGRQLGIDLGVADLVIGSDGIKFPTIRFDKILARKKHYWEKRLARRRLQAQKEIAWDKHNKVLNPRCLDDFKNYKKAKLMVAEYNEKMTNQRNDYLHKITMQLVKDNDVIVIEDLKAKNLLRNHKLSRAIVDQSWREIRRMLEYKCAWYGKTLVIVNPYKTSQICSECGYDDGKHMLDIRDWTCPGCGHHHDRDINAAKNILRLGTSLGKRVVTSA, from the coding sequence ATGGTATTAAAAGGTTTAAAGTTAAGAATATATCCTAACAAAGAACAAAAACTTAAAATTAAATTAAACTTTGGCTATAACCGTTTTGTGTGGAATCAGATGTTAAACATGATGATTGAACGATACCGCAACAATCCCGACTCTTCTTTTCTTAACGCTTTTGCATTGAATAACATGCTTAAAGCCTTGAAGATTGAGTATCCATGGTTAAATGATGCTGAGAGTACCAGTTTACAATGTACGAATCATGATCTGGTGGAAGCATATAAAAAGTTTTTCAAAGAACATACCGGTTTTCCAAAGTTTAAATCAAAGAAATATCCGAAACAAAGTTATCAATCAAAATGTGTAGGTAAAAACATGAAACAAGTTAATAAACATCATGTTAAATTACCGAAATTAGGAATTATGAGATTCAAAGCAGGAATTAAAATTCCTGAAAAAATTAAATCAGTAACTGTTCGTCTATCACCAACAGGAAAATATTATGCTGTGCTGCTTGTTGAATATGAAAACCAAACATTCAACAAAACAGGAAGGCAATTAGGTATTGACCTGGGTGTTGCCGATTTAGTCATTGGATCGGATGGTATTAAGTTCCCTACCATTCGTTTTGACAAAATCTTAGCCAGGAAGAAACATTACTGGGAGAAACGGTTAGCTAGACGTAGATTGCAAGCTCAGAAAGAAATCGCATGGGATAAGCATAATAAGGTACTTAATCCCAGATGCCTTGATGACTTTAAAAATTATAAAAAAGCCAAATTAATGGTTGCTGAATACAATGAGAAAATGACTAATCAACGCAATGACTATCTCCATAAAATTACAATGCAATTAGTTAAAGATAATGATGTCATTGTCATAGAAGATTTGAAAGCAAAAAATCTTCTACGCAATCACAAATTATCCAGAGCAATTGTTGATCAATCCTGGCGGGAAATTAGACGGATGCTTGAATACAAATGTGCATGGTATGGTAAAACATTAGTCATTGTCAATCCCTATAAGACATCACAAATATGCTCGGAATGTGGTTATGATGACGGAAAGCATATGTTAGACATAAGGGACTGGACATGCCCTGGCTGTGGGCATCATCACGATAGAGATATTAACGCAGCAAAGAATATTCTTCGGCTCGGGACGAGCCTTGGTAAAAGAGTTGTGACCTCTGCCTGA
- a CDS encoding IS256 family transposase, with protein MAQLQITLDEQLLHQLFLGDSKESGMNALLEAILDQVLQAQASEQLKAEKYERSEARTDYRNGSYPHQLTTRVGKLSLNVPRLRNGHFSTDLFKRYQRSEQALVLSLMEMVINGVSTRRVSHITEELCGTDFSKSTVSDLCGHLDPLVHGWNDRPLEGSYPFLFVDAIYTKVRENGRVRSRGVLISYGVNEKGYRMILGLKVDDSESTEAWKNYFDWLKSRGLKGVDVIVSDDHGGLVGAVQKAFQGATWQRCQAHFLRNVNDRFPDDLQREGAEQVKAILHAPDIETARTLLQSFLDTYQEKASKVTEMVEEAFDDVTAVLSLPEPYRRRLRTTNGMERLNEEFRRREQVIRIFPNRESIIRLMGSVLMEQDEKWSNGRRYLRMDDYFDWKAKQPKVANSSKVTAIYPG; from the coding sequence ATGGCTCAACTACAGATTACTCTAGATGAACAACTTTTGCATCAATTATTTCTTGGCGATTCAAAAGAATCTGGCATGAATGCCCTTTTGGAGGCGATTTTAGATCAAGTACTTCAGGCGCAGGCCAGTGAGCAACTGAAAGCCGAAAAATATGAACGTAGTGAGGCCCGGACCGATTACCGAAACGGCTCCTATCCCCACCAACTAACGACCCGTGTGGGCAAGCTTTCGCTGAACGTTCCTCGACTACGCAACGGTCATTTTTCAACCGATCTCTTTAAACGCTATCAGCGCAGTGAACAAGCGCTCGTTTTGTCTTTGATGGAAATGGTCATCAATGGGGTTTCAACACGCCGTGTCAGTCACATCACTGAAGAGCTTTGCGGCACAGACTTCTCGAAGTCGACCGTATCGGATCTTTGCGGACATCTGGATCCACTGGTCCATGGCTGGAATGACCGCCCTCTGGAGGGCAGCTATCCGTTTCTGTTTGTTGATGCGATTTATACAAAGGTGCGTGAAAATGGCCGTGTTCGTTCTCGTGGTGTATTGATTAGTTATGGCGTCAACGAGAAAGGGTATCGCATGATTCTGGGTCTGAAAGTCGATGACAGCGAAAGCACGGAGGCGTGGAAGAACTATTTCGATTGGCTGAAGTCTCGTGGTCTGAAGGGCGTCGATGTGATTGTCAGTGATGATCATGGGGGTCTCGTCGGTGCCGTTCAAAAAGCGTTTCAGGGAGCCACATGGCAACGGTGCCAGGCTCACTTTCTGCGCAACGTAAACGATCGGTTCCCAGATGATTTACAGCGAGAAGGAGCTGAACAGGTAAAAGCGATTCTGCACGCCCCAGACATCGAAACCGCTCGTACGCTCCTTCAGTCTTTTCTGGATACTTATCAGGAGAAAGCGTCTAAAGTGACTGAAATGGTGGAGGAGGCTTTTGATGATGTCACTGCAGTCCTTTCACTTCCGGAGCCGTATCGTCGCCGCCTGCGAACGACAAACGGTATGGAGCGCCTCAATGAAGAATTTCGCCGTCGGGAGCAGGTCATTCGTATTTTTCCTAACCGCGAGTCAATCATCCGCCTCATGGGTTCTGTTCTCATGGAGCAGGACGAAAAGTGGTCGAACGGCCGGCGCTACCTGAGAATGGATGACTATTTTGACTGGAAAGCGAAACAACCCAAAGTGGCTAATTCCAGTAAAGTGACAGCCATTTATCCAGGATAA